Proteins encoded within one genomic window of Paracoccus sp. MA:
- a CDS encoding malonyl-CoA synthase, whose amino-acid sequence MSDNLFDLLAAGITDPEAVAIETQAGERIRYGDLIARSGRMANALAALGVQPGDRVAVQVEKSVQAIILYLATLRAGAVFLPLNTGYTPAEIGYFLGDAEPRVFVCDPARQEALREPTEAAGARMVTLDAEGRGSLTDAADAAPETFATVARDSGDLAALLYTSGTTGRSKGAMLTHGNLVSNAQVLREAWRFTAQDVLIHALPIFHTHGLFVATNVVLFSGASMIFLPKFDVDRIFEAMARATVLMGVPTFYVRLLQDDMLNAETTANMRLFVSGSAPLLAETHREWQARTGHAILERYGMTETNMNASNPYDGERIAGTVGLPLPGTEIVVTDPETGAELPRGEIGMIEVRGPNVFKGYWRMPEKTAAELRANGFFITGDLGKFDERGYLHIVGRGKDLIITGGYNVYPKEIETEIDALPGVVESAVIGLPHRDFGEGVTAVVVPTGSPALTEAEVLAPLEGRLAKFKQPKRVLFVDELPRNTMGKVQKNLLRDRFAGLYD is encoded by the coding sequence ATGAGTGACAATCTGTTCGACCTTCTCGCCGCCGGCATCACCGACCCCGAGGCCGTGGCCATCGAGACGCAGGCCGGCGAACGCATCCGCTACGGCGACCTGATCGCCCGCAGCGGCCGCATGGCCAATGCGCTGGCGGCCCTCGGCGTCCAGCCCGGCGACCGGGTGGCGGTGCAGGTCGAGAAATCGGTGCAGGCGATCATCCTCTATCTCGCCACCCTGCGGGCGGGCGCGGTGTTCCTGCCGCTGAACACCGGCTACACCCCCGCCGAGATCGGCTATTTCCTCGGCGATGCCGAGCCGCGGGTCTTTGTCTGCGACCCTGCCCGGCAAGAGGCGCTGCGCGAGCCCACCGAGGCCGCCGGTGCCCGCATGGTCACGCTGGATGCCGAGGGGCGGGGCAGCCTGACCGACGCCGCCGATGCCGCCCCCGAAACCTTCGCCACCGTGGCGCGGGACAGCGGCGACCTGGCCGCGCTGCTTTACACCTCGGGCACCACCGGCCGGTCCAAGGGCGCGATGCTGACCCATGGCAACCTGGTCTCGAATGCCCAGGTGCTGCGCGAGGCCTGGCGCTTTACCGCGCAGGACGTGCTGATCCATGCCCTGCCGATCTTTCACACCCATGGCCTGTTCGTCGCCACCAACGTGGTGCTGTTCTCGGGCGCCTCGATGATCTTCCTGCCGAAATTCGACGTCGACCGGATCTTCGAGGCGATGGCGCGGGCGACCGTGCTGATGGGCGTGCCGACCTTCTATGTCCGCCTGCTTCAGGACGACATGCTGAATGCCGAGACCACCGCGAACATGCGGCTGTTCGTCTCGGGCTCGGCGCCGCTGCTGGCCGAGACGCATCGCGAATGGCAGGCCCGCACCGGCCACGCCATCCTGGAACGCTATGGCATGACCGAGACGAACATGAACGCCTCGAACCCCTATGACGGCGAGCGCATCGCCGGCACCGTCGGCCTGCCGCTGCCGGGCACCGAGATCGTCGTCACCGACCCGGAAACCGGCGCCGAACTGCCGCGGGGCGAGATCGGCATGATCGAGGTGCGCGGCCCGAACGTCTTCAAGGGCTACTGGCGCATGCCGGAAAAGACCGCCGCCGAACTGCGCGCGAACGGCTTCTTCATCACCGGCGACCTGGGGAAATTCGACGAGCGCGGCTATCTGCACATCGTCGGCCGCGGCAAGGACCTGATCATCACCGGCGGCTACAACGTCTATCCCAAGGAGATCGAGACCGAGATCGACGCGCTGCCCGGCGTGGTCGAATCCGCCGTGATCGGCCTGCCGCATCGCGATTTCGGCGAAGGGGTGACGGCGGTGGTGGTCCCGACCGGCAGCCCCGCCCTGACCGAGGCCGAGGTGCTGGCCCCGCTGGAGGGGCGGCTGGCCAAGTTCAAGCAGCCCAAGCGGGTGCTATTCGTGGACGAACTGCCGCGCAACACCATGGGCAAGGTGCAGAAGAACCTGCTGCGCGACCGCTTCGCCGGGCTTTACGACTAG
- a CDS encoding malonyl-CoA decarboxylase: MIKTVETPRPGRPAFLGELFEVLTERGRRLLGRRGAGTATEAPDLCELGEALLSRRGEASGVAIAQGLLAAFEDADEATRLAFLQNLADRFGPDPAAVRAALAAVQRDPEDGRAIEALHDAAEPRRQELFRRLNLAPGGTAALVRMREELLRHLKGNPALRRVDGDFAHLFASWFNRGFLVLRHIDWNTPASILEKIIRYEAVHAIQNWDDLRNRLQPTDRRCYGFFHPQLVDEPLIFVEVALTEEIPDNVAGLLDLDRQPIEAERASTAVFYSISNTQRGLAGVSFGNFLIKQVVEELKAELPNIRSFVTLSPVPGFAAWLAQQRKDAMSELIDADQRLAFALLDDPDWHKDPAKAESLRAPLLAAAAAYFLRARDGKGRVVDPVARFHLGNGARLERLNFLGDVSAHGLKQSHGLMVNYLYDLDRIEANHEAFAERSAIAASDSVKRALPASNP; the protein is encoded by the coding sequence ATGATCAAGACCGTCGAGACCCCGCGCCCCGGACGCCCGGCCTTTCTGGGCGAGCTGTTCGAGGTGCTGACAGAGCGCGGCCGCCGCCTGCTTGGGCGGCGGGGCGCCGGCACCGCCACCGAGGCGCCCGACCTGTGCGAGCTGGGCGAGGCGCTGCTGTCGCGTCGGGGCGAGGCTTCGGGCGTGGCCATCGCCCAGGGTCTGCTCGCCGCCTTCGAGGATGCCGATGAGGCGACGCGGCTGGCCTTCCTGCAGAACCTCGCCGACCGTTTCGGCCCCGATCCGGCGGCGGTCCGCGCGGCGCTGGCGGCGGTGCAGCGCGACCCCGAGGACGGGCGGGCCATCGAGGCGCTGCACGACGCCGCCGAGCCGCGCCGGCAGGAACTGTTCCGCCGCCTGAACCTGGCGCCCGGCGGCACGGCGGCGCTGGTGCGGATGCGCGAGGAGCTGCTGCGCCATCTGAAGGGCAACCCCGCGCTGCGCCGGGTGGACGGCGATTTCGCGCATCTCTTCGCGTCCTGGTTCAACAGGGGGTTTCTCGTGCTGCGCCATATCGACTGGAACACGCCCGCCAGCATCCTGGAAAAGATCATCCGCTACGAGGCGGTGCATGCCATCCAGAACTGGGACGACCTGCGCAACCGCCTGCAGCCGACCGACCGGCGCTGCTACGGCTTCTTCCACCCGCAGCTGGTGGACGAGCCGCTGATCTTCGTCGAGGTGGCGCTGACCGAGGAGATCCCGGACAATGTCGCCGGGCTGCTCGACCTCGACCGCCAGCCGATCGAGGCGGAGCGCGCCAGCACCGCGGTGTTCTATTCCATCTCGAACACCCAGCGCGGGCTGGCCGGGGTGTCCTTCGGCAATTTCCTGATCAAGCAGGTGGTCGAGGAGCTGAAGGCCGAACTGCCCAACATCCGCAGCTTCGTCACGCTGTCGCCGGTGCCGGGCTTTGCCGCCTGGCTGGCCCAGCAGCGCAAGGACGCGATGTCGGAACTGATCGACGCCGACCAGCGCCTGGCCTTCGCCCTGCTGGACGATCCCGACTGGCACAAGGACCCGGCCAAGGCCGAAAGCCTGCGCGCCCCGCTTCTGGCCGCCGCCGCGGCCTATTTCCTGCGCGCCCGCGACGGCAAGGGCCGCGTCGTCGATCCGGTGGCGCGCTTCCACCTGGGCAACGGCGCCCGGCTGGAGCGGCTGAACTTTCTGGGCGATGTCTCGGCCCACGGGCTGAAGCAGTCGCATGGGCTGATGGTGAACTATCTCTATGATCTCGACCGGATCGAGGCGAACCACGAAGCCTTCGCCGAACGCAGCGCCATCGCCGCATCGGACAGCGTCAAGCGCGCGCTGCCGGCCTCCAACCCATGA
- a CDS encoding SLC13 family permease — MTPHLLSIYTLAAMFVVATIWPINMGVLAYVGAFLVGTLLAGQAAKEIIAGFPSGLFLTLVGITWLFALAQNNGTIDWLVRMAVRAVKGRIGAIPWIMFGISAVLTAVGAVSPGAVAIVAPIALGFAFRYQISPLLMGLMVVHGAQAGGFSPISIYGGITNGVVAKAGLPLSPMTTFAASFFVNAAVALLLFMALGGRKLMQAHADRIEPVTVPHVEIARPATGPQIFGDSEAEALSRRIGEEGGGESNRLVAEVEEGNQPDGTPYQIATLAGLALLAVLVLAFNLDIGFVSLTIGLALALWDPTMQKRAMAQVAWPEIVLITGVSTYVAVLEHMGTIDFVGDSVAGMASPLLAALMLFLIGAVVSAFASSTAVLGSLIPLAVPFLQGDTGVGAIGFIAGMAVASTIVDVSPFSTNGALVLANARGVDRQVFFRKLLNYGALVTLVAPVVLWLIFVVLPG; from the coding sequence ATGACCCCGCATCTGCTTTCAATCTATACGCTGGCGGCGATGTTCGTCGTCGCCACGATCTGGCCGATCAACATGGGCGTGCTGGCCTATGTCGGCGCCTTCCTGGTCGGCACCCTGCTGGCCGGCCAGGCCGCCAAGGAGATCATCGCCGGTTTCCCCAGCGGCCTGTTCCTGACGCTGGTCGGCATCACCTGGCTGTTCGCGCTGGCGCAGAACAACGGCACCATCGACTGGCTGGTGCGCATGGCGGTGCGCGCCGTCAAGGGCCGCATCGGCGCGATCCCGTGGATCATGTTCGGCATCTCGGCCGTCCTGACCGCCGTCGGCGCCGTCAGCCCCGGCGCTGTTGCCATCGTCGCGCCGATCGCGCTGGGCTTCGCCTTCCGCTACCAGATCTCGCCGCTGCTCATGGGCCTGATGGTGGTGCATGGCGCGCAGGCCGGGGGCTTTTCGCCGATCAGCATCTATGGCGGCATCACCAATGGCGTGGTGGCCAAGGCCGGGCTGCCGCTGTCGCCGATGACCACCTTCGCCGCCAGCTTCTTCGTCAACGCGGCGGTGGCGCTGCTGCTGTTCATGGCCCTGGGCGGGCGCAAGCTGATGCAGGCGCACGCGGACCGGATCGAGCCGGTCACGGTGCCGCATGTCGAGATCGCCCGCCCCGCCACCGGCCCGCAGATCTTCGGCGACAGCGAGGCCGAGGCGCTGAGCCGCCGCATCGGCGAGGAGGGCGGCGGCGAATCGAACCGCCTCGTCGCCGAGGTCGAGGAAGGCAATCAGCCCGACGGCACCCCCTATCAGATCGCGACGCTGGCCGGGCTGGCGCTGCTGGCGGTGCTGGTGCTGGCCTTCAACCTCGATATCGGCTTCGTCTCGCTGACCATCGGGCTGGCGCTGGCGCTGTGGGACCCGACCATGCAGAAACGCGCCATGGCCCAGGTCGCCTGGCCCGAGATCGTGCTGATCACCGGCGTTTCCACCTATGTCGCGGTGCTGGAGCACATGGGCACCATCGACTTCGTCGGCGACAGCGTGGCCGGCATGGCCTCGCCCTTGCTGGCGGCGCTGATGCTGTTCCTGATCGGCGCCGTGGTCTCGGCCTTCGCCTCGTCCACGGCGGTGCTTGGCTCGCTGATCCCGCTGGCGGTGCCGTTCCTGCAGGGCGATACGGGCGTGGGCGCCATCGGCTTCATCGCCGGCATGGCCGTCGCCTCGACCATCGTCGATGTCAGCCCCTTCTCGACCAACGGCGCTTTGGTTCTGGCCAATGCCCGCGGGGTGGACCGCCAGGTGTTTTTCCGCAAACTGCTGAACTACGGCGCGCTGGTGACGCTGGTCGCCCCGGTCGTGCTGTGGCTGATCTTCGTCGTGCTGCCGGGATGA
- a CDS encoding GntR family transcriptional regulator codes for MATIPTPLRIRNALENAIVEGRYLPGARLDPEALEREFDVSRTPIREALHQLEASGLVRVVPKRGTFVTEWSPSELAERFEVMAEIEATCGRLAARRITEAEMAALEAVHGECRRLAEAGEVEAYYARNSDFHHCIYRATHNAFLEQEASRLHAMLQPYRRMQLKVRNRMMRSFTEHDAVVARIRAGDGEGAAEALRAHVIVQGDRFHDLIAALRQGG; via the coding sequence ATGGCGACGATTCCCACCCCGCTGCGCATCCGCAACGCGCTGGAAAACGCCATCGTGGAAGGCAGATACCTGCCCGGCGCCCGTCTGGACCCCGAGGCGCTGGAGCGGGAATTCGACGTCTCGCGCACCCCGATCCGCGAGGCGCTGCACCAGCTGGAAGCATCGGGGCTGGTCCGGGTGGTGCCCAAGCGCGGCACCTTCGTCACCGAATGGAGCCCCAGCGAACTGGCCGAGCGTTTCGAGGTCATGGCCGAGATCGAGGCCACCTGCGGCCGCCTGGCCGCCCGCCGCATCACCGAGGCGGAAATGGCGGCGCTGGAGGCGGTGCATGGCGAATGCCGCCGGCTGGCCGAGGCGGGCGAGGTCGAGGCCTATTACGCCCGCAATTCGGATTTCCACCATTGCATCTATCGCGCCACGCACAACGCCTTCCTGGAGCAGGAGGCCTCGCGACTGCATGCCATGCTGCAACCCTATCGGCGCATGCAGCTGAAGGTGCGCAACCGGATGATGCGGTCCTTCACCGAACATGACGCGGTGGTGGCGCGCATCCGCGCCGGCGACGGCGAGGGCGCGGCCGAGGCGCTGCGCGCCCATGTCATCGTGCAGGGCGACCGTTTCCACGACCTGATCGCGGCGCTGCGGCAAGGGGGTTGA
- a CDS encoding sodium:alanine symporter family protein translates to MGLDQIEEALGKIGGIVWGPYLLVPLLLGTGLYLTIRLQGIQLVRLGAALRLGLLKRKDDDAEGDISQFQALTTAMAATVGTGNIVGVATAIAAGGPGALFWMWVTAILGMASKYSEAFLGVRFRTTDEVGEKNGGPQYYLERGIPNGFGKALALCFAVFAVCACFGIGNMTQGNSIASNLERSFLIPTWITGVVLAVLTLVVLVGGIKSIGRVTAGLVPAMILFYVLGALYILLVNIQALPAALGEIFSQAFTGTAATGGFLGSTIMVAVQFGVARGIFSNESGMGSAAIAAASAQTTHPVRQGLVSMTQTFIDTIIVVSCTGLVIITTGVWNEIDPQTGLQISPSIMTGQAFTHGLPGQWGHWIVTVGLVLFAYSTILGWAYYGERNLERLVGHRGVMPFRILFSLAVLLGCTVQLGVVWSFSDVMNGLMAIPNLIGLLILSGLIARETRFYLRHDPRLEANRQQIEHFMKGQPSWEEWKASERS, encoded by the coding sequence GACTCGATCAGATAGAAGAAGCCTTGGGCAAGATCGGCGGCATCGTCTGGGGACCTTACCTTCTTGTTCCCCTGTTGCTGGGCACCGGGCTTTACCTGACCATCCGCTTGCAGGGCATCCAGCTTGTCCGGCTGGGCGCTGCCCTGCGTCTCGGTCTGCTCAAGCGCAAGGATGACGATGCCGAGGGCGACATCTCGCAATTCCAGGCGCTGACCACCGCCATGGCCGCAACCGTCGGCACCGGCAATATCGTCGGCGTGGCGACGGCCATCGCCGCCGGCGGCCCGGGGGCGTTGTTCTGGATGTGGGTCACGGCGATCCTGGGCATGGCCTCGAAATATTCCGAGGCCTTTCTCGGCGTGCGCTTCCGCACCACCGACGAGGTCGGCGAGAAGAACGGCGGCCCGCAATATTACCTCGAGCGCGGCATCCCGAACGGCTTCGGCAAGGCCCTTGCGCTGTGCTTTGCGGTCTTCGCCGTCTGTGCCTGTTTCGGCATCGGCAACATGACCCAGGGCAATTCCATCGCCTCGAACCTGGAGCGCAGCTTCCTGATCCCGACCTGGATCACGGGCGTGGTTCTGGCCGTCCTGACGCTGGTGGTGCTGGTCGGTGGCATCAAGTCCATCGGCCGGGTGACCGCCGGGCTGGTGCCGGCGATGATCCTGTTCTACGTGCTGGGCGCGCTCTACATCCTGCTGGTCAACATCCAGGCGCTGCCCGCCGCGCTGGGCGAGATCTTTTCGCAGGCCTTCACCGGCACGGCGGCGACGGGCGGCTTCCTCGGCTCGACGATCATGGTCGCGGTGCAGTTCGGCGTGGCGCGCGGCATCTTCTCGAACGAATCCGGCATGGGTTCCGCCGCCATCGCCGCGGCTTCGGCGCAGACCACGCATCCGGTGCGGCAGGGACTGGTGTCGATGACCCAGACCTTCATCGACACGATCATCGTCGTGTCCTGCACCGGCCTTGTCATCATCACCACCGGCGTCTGGAACGAGATCGACCCGCAGACCGGGCTGCAGATCTCGCCCTCGATCATGACCGGGCAGGCCTTCACCCATGGCCTGCCGGGGCAATGGGGGCATTGGATCGTGACCGTCGGGCTGGTGCTTTTCGCCTATTCGACCATCCTGGGCTGGGCCTATTACGGCGAGCGCAACCTGGAACGGCTGGTGGGCCATCGCGGCGTCATGCCCTTCCGCATCCTGTTCTCGCTGGCGGTGCTGCTGGGCTGCACGGTCCAGCTGGGCGTGGTCTGGAGCTTCTCGGACGTGATGAACGGGCTGATGGCCATCCCGAACCTGATCGGGCTGCTGATCCTGTCCGGCCTGATCGCGCGTGAAACCCGCTTCTACCTTCGCCACGATCCGCGGCTGGAGGCCAACCGCCAGCAGATCGAGCACTTCATGAAGGGCCAGCCAAGCTGGGAGGAATGGAAGGCGAGCGAGCGGTCGTAG